From the Oryza glaberrima chromosome 5, OglaRS2, whole genome shotgun sequence genome, one window contains:
- the LOC127772767 gene encoding uncharacterized protein LOC127772767 — protein sequence MKREGWQHGAVRVNRSKLLRIEAAAEKAGEAAVVAAPSKPTNASRITGKCRRPRCRGCHDHPADKARDKAKGAHKLRACDVALNHRLVSWRVVDSAGAWAAGTGIPDYKGASASAVLAYLAGGSSYHEDDDDGGAPALEAAPPASGSGLSDLYDLIVGHHAAARQEPDTARATDIEVANKDGIEEEPDQDAAAASGEEEEEDDMGFFMVGITIALEFSDGEEDWIVVEEI from the coding sequence atgaAGAGGGAGGGATGGCAGCACGGCGCGGTCCGGGTCAACCGCAGCAAGCTTCTGCggatcgaggcggcggcggagaaggctggggaggcggcggtggtcgcgGCGCCGTCGAAGCCGACGAACGCGTCGAGGATCACGGGCAAGTGCCGGCGGCCGCGGTGCCGCGGGTGCCACGACCACCCCGCGGACAAGGCCCGGGACAAGGCGAAGGGGGCGCACAAGCTCCGGGCCTGCGACGTCGCGCTCAACCACCGCCTCGTGTCCTGGCGCGTCGTCGACAGCGCCGGGGCGTGGGCGGCCGGCACGGGAATCCCGGACTACAAGGGCGCCTCCGCGTCCGCCGTGCTGGCCTACCTCGCCGGGGGGAGCAGCTAccacgaggacgacgacgacgggggcgCCCCCGCCCTGGAAGCCGCCCCGCCGGCCAGCGGCAGCGGCCTCTCTGACCTGTACGACCTCATCGTcggccaccacgccgccgcccgccaagAGCCGGACACGGCGCGCGCCACTGACATAGAAGTAGCAAACAAGGACGGAATCGAGGAGGAGCCGGATCAagatgcagcagcagcgtctggtgaagaggaggaagaagacgacatGGGCTTCTTCATGGTGGGGATCACAATTGCGCTGGAGTTCTCAGATGGGGAGGAAGACTGGATCGTGGTGGAGGAGATCTGA